Proteins encoded in a region of the Fusarium falciforme chromosome 6, complete sequence genome:
- a CDS encoding HET domain-containing protein, which yields MGSFLFPKCIWTRNNPLLVPRLIIYTALRREILDVDLECLVRDVVRPWVDDCDAGKSYHQHCQSVTARKPDHLPTRLIDVGTCLEDPVRLLVTSEDIPKAAEPPKYLTLSYCWGQSNNPAKTTSQNFGKRRENIDTEDLPQTIQDAIRLTRAMKIRYLWVDALCIIQNLEDFYLEATKMESYYAGGYCLISATGFSDSSEGLFPDRKIGNYHTKTCTFGYSSRHKSYYLLKNPSNNLLWEACRHQPVQERAWCLQERLLSKRILHITAEAVFWQCPSICKTSEFYQNSESWPSEIEIERKIAHMADDWGLSPRDCLRKIEQVKREKNVEKARKDLSGNYSAPLIIGCHKILNQPSTTDMWLAWTRLIQNYLFMELSYEDDRLTAIQGLGHRLAELHEDKYFGGIFLSHLAHGLLWRGKKRPQGRRSTSCPTWSWVVAKPIEFISLERSLVSNIEDDAIFPLSTSMIPMMGQETRSLYLRVPLVPMAKFTLQGSPALKTSAIWVYRDVEFTLCFDEENLVPCDLRHVKVILLGYTQGCESLAGLVVRNSMGSSQYVERTGYTEVKAMNSDMMGTAWGLDKLFEPWIESVNLV from the coding sequence ATGGGCTCGTTTTTATTCCCCAAATGTATTTGGACTAGAAATAACCCTCTACTTGTCCCCAGATTAATCATCTACACAGCACTTCGGCGAGAAATCCTCGATGTGGATCTCGAATGCCTTGTCCGTGACGTCGTTCGGCCCTGGGTCGATGATTGCGACGCCGGGAAGAGCTATCACCAACACTGCCAGTCCGTCACAGCAAGAAAACCTGACCACCTCCCCACGAGGCTCATAGATGTTGGGACTTGCCTAGAGGATCCTGTCCGCCTCCTTGTGACCAGCGAGGACATTCCCAAGGCCGCCGAGCCGCCTAAATACTTGACTCTCAGTTACTGCTGGGGCCAGTCTAATAACCCGGCAAAAACCACATCTCAAAACTTCGGGAAACGCCGGGAGAACATCGACACTGAGGATCTTCCACAGACTATTCAGGATGCCATTAGACTCACAAGGGCCATGAAGATCCGTTACCTCTGGGTAGATGCTCTGTGCATCATTCAAAACTTGGAAGACTTTTACCTGGAGGCCACGAAGATGGAATCATACTATGCCGGCGGATATTGTCTCATCTCGGCTACAGGCTTCTCGGACAGCTCTGAAGGGCTATTTCCTGATCGAAAAATCGGAAATTATCACACCAAGACGTGCACATTTGGTTACAGTAGTCGACACAAAAGTTACTATCTCCTAAAGAACCCGTCCAATAATCTCCTATGGGAGGCCTGTCGACATCAGCCTGTGCAGGAACGAGCCTGGTGTCTCCAGGAGCGCCTACTCTCTAAAAGGATTCTCCACATTACCGCTGAAGCCGTCTTTTGGCAATGTCCTAGCATATGCAAAACTTCTGAATTCTATCAAAATTCCGAATCATGGCCTTCAGAGATTGAGATAGAGAGAAAGATAGCTCATATGGCAGACGACTGGGGCCTCTCTCCCCGCGACTGCTTGAGGAAGATCGAGCAAgtgaagagggaaaaaaatgTCGAGAAGGCAAGGAAGGATCTGTCGGGGAACTATAGTGCTCCCCTGATTATTGGATGTCACAAAATTCTCAACCAGCCCTCTACGACGGACATGTGGCTGGCTTGGACAAGACTGATCCAAAATTATCTGTTCATGGAGCTGAGCTACGAGGATGACCGGCTGACCGCGATTCAGGGCCTTGGTCATCGGTTGGCCGAGCTCCATGAAGACAAATACTTTGGTGGCATATTTCTCTCTCATCTTGCCCATGGCCTCCTTTGGAGGGGCAAAAAGAGACCACAAGGCCGACGATCAACAAGCTGTCCCACCTGGTCTTGGGTAGTTGCCAAGCCGATTGAATTTATCAGTTTGGAACGTTCCCTGGTTTCCAACATTGAGGATGACGCCATATTTCCGCTTTCAACCAGTATGATTCCGATGATGGGCCAAGAAACGCGGAGCCTTTATCTAAGGGTGCCTCTGGTGCCAATGGCTAAGTTCACACTCCAAGGCTCACCAGCCCTCAAGACGTCCGCAATCTGGGTGTATCGGGATGTAGAGTTTACCCTCTGCTTCGATGAAGAAAATTTGGTGCCTTGTGATTTGCGCCACGTCAAGGTCATCCTGCTTGGATATACACAAGGATGTGAATCTCTGGCTGGCTTGGTTGTTCGTAATAGCATGGGAAGTTCTCAGTACGTGGAACGAACAGGGTATACCGAAGTGAAGGCGATGAATTCAGACATGATGGGCACGGCATGGGGACTGGATAAACTGTTCGAGCCTTGGATAGAGAGTGTCAACCTGGTCTAA